A stretch of Gemmatimonas aurantiaca T-27 DNA encodes these proteins:
- a CDS encoding YifB family Mg chelatase-like AAA ATPase: MLAAAPSAAVLGIDALDVLVEVHVANGLPQWTLVGLAATAVKESRDRVHAALVNSGFAAPSKRITISLTPGDVPKNGTSFDLPIALAVLAASGQLPADVLTATCALGELGLDGQLRPVRGVLAVARHVAATSDALLIVPPDNLQEALRVPGARAMAPRTLAELVAALRDGTARSDTRRRAQPMATNDIPDLGDVVGQELAVRAVEIAAAGAHNLFLQGPPGAGKTMLARRLPGVLPPLSEQEALEVLAIHSVAGLLGPDQHALADLARPFRAPHHSVSTAGLIGGGGWPRPGEVSLAHHGVLFLDELSLFPRHTLEALRQPLEDGAVVVARAARALRFPSRFSLIAASNPCPCGYAGAEDRACRCSVAELERHRARLSGPLADRIDLHVHVHRVPPEALAQHASAERSGTVRARVTAARHRQRERYAHVATIGAVGLPLTNASAPSRLIAPASRLEPDARALLVRAADRLTLSARAYHRVLRVARTIADLDDLDTVTIQHIGEALRYRPVGEDHSVAA; encoded by the coding sequence ATGCTGGCCGCCGCTCCTTCCGCCGCCGTACTCGGCATCGATGCCCTCGACGTACTCGTCGAGGTGCATGTAGCCAATGGGCTACCACAATGGACGCTCGTCGGATTGGCGGCGACGGCCGTGAAAGAAAGCCGCGACCGCGTTCATGCGGCGCTGGTGAATAGTGGGTTTGCTGCGCCCAGCAAGAGAATCACCATCTCTTTGACACCTGGGGACGTCCCGAAAAATGGGACCAGTTTCGATCTGCCCATCGCGCTCGCGGTACTCGCCGCCAGCGGGCAACTCCCGGCCGATGTCCTCACCGCCACCTGCGCGCTGGGTGAACTCGGTCTCGATGGACAACTCCGGCCGGTGCGTGGGGTGCTCGCCGTGGCGCGGCATGTCGCTGCGACCAGCGACGCCCTGCTCATCGTGCCACCAGACAATCTGCAGGAAGCACTCCGCGTTCCCGGCGCACGCGCCATGGCCCCGCGCACGCTCGCGGAGTTGGTGGCGGCCCTGCGTGACGGCACGGCCCGCAGTGACACCCGTCGACGCGCCCAACCGATGGCCACCAACGACATCCCCGACCTCGGCGATGTCGTTGGACAGGAGCTTGCCGTACGCGCCGTGGAGATCGCCGCCGCGGGCGCGCACAATCTCTTCTTGCAGGGGCCACCAGGTGCCGGCAAAACCATGCTGGCCCGACGTCTGCCCGGCGTGCTTCCGCCCCTGAGCGAGCAGGAAGCGCTCGAGGTGTTGGCCATTCACTCGGTGGCCGGACTGCTGGGGCCAGATCAGCACGCGCTTGCCGATCTCGCTCGCCCGTTTCGTGCACCACATCACTCGGTGAGTACCGCCGGATTGATTGGCGGTGGTGGATGGCCCCGTCCGGGCGAAGTCAGTCTTGCGCACCATGGTGTGCTCTTTCTCGATGAACTGTCCCTCTTCCCCCGCCACACACTCGAAGCCCTGCGCCAGCCGCTCGAAGATGGCGCCGTGGTGGTCGCACGAGCCGCGCGCGCTCTGCGATTCCCATCCCGCTTCTCACTCATCGCCGCCAGCAACCCATGCCCCTGTGGATACGCCGGCGCAGAGGATCGCGCCTGTCGTTGCTCGGTCGCCGAACTCGAGCGTCATCGGGCGCGCCTGTCCGGACCACTGGCCGACCGGATCGATCTGCACGTGCACGTGCATCGCGTGCCGCCGGAGGCGCTGGCACAGCACGCGTCCGCTGAACGGTCTGGCACCGTGCGCGCCCGCGTGACCGCCGCGCGGCATCGGCAGCGCGAGCGATATGCCCATGTCGCCACAATCGGAGCGGTGGGCCTGCCTCTGACAAACGCCAGCGCGCCGTCGCGCCTGATCGCTCCCGCCTCGCGACTGGAGCCCGACGCCCGTGCACTCCTGGTACGGGCCGCCGATCGTCTCACCCTGTCCGCGCGCGCCTATCACCGCGTACTGCGCGTGGCCCGCACCATTGCCGATCTCGACGACCTCGACACCGTCACCATCCAGCACATCGGCGAAGCCCTGCGCTATCGTCCTGTCGGGGAGGATCACAGCGTGGCCGCCTGA
- a CDS encoding YajQ family cyclic di-GMP-binding protein produces MASTYSFDVTTECDLQEVDNAVNQAQKEVAQRFDFKGSEVLIDFKRAENVIKLEAEGEMRAEALLDVLRGKLLKRGVPVKNLDITELKPGGGEIMRRDIKLKMALDSDTAKKVSAAVKDAKLKKVTASIQGEQVRVSSPDKDALQDAIALLRKGEYGVELQFGNFR; encoded by the coding sequence ATGGCATCGACGTATTCGTTTGACGTCACCACTGAGTGTGACCTGCAGGAAGTCGACAACGCGGTGAATCAGGCGCAAAAAGAAGTGGCGCAGCGATTCGACTTCAAGGGCTCGGAAGTCCTCATCGACTTCAAGCGGGCCGAAAATGTCATCAAGCTGGAAGCCGAGGGCGAGATGCGCGCCGAGGCACTGCTCGATGTGCTGCGCGGCAAGCTGCTCAAGCGCGGTGTGCCGGTGAAGAACCTCGATATCACCGAGCTCAAGCCGGGTGGTGGCGAGATCATGCGTCGCGACATCAAGCTCAAGATGGCGCTCGACAGCGACACCGCGAAGAAGGTGAGCGCGGCCGTGAAGGACGCGAAGCTCAAGAAGGTGACGGCGAGCATTCAGGGCGAGCAGGTGCGTGTGTCGAGCCCCGACAAGGACGCGCTGCAGGATGCCATCGCCCTGCTGCGAAAGGGCGAATACGGCGTGGAACTGCAGTTCGGGAATTTCCGCTGA
- a CDS encoding sigma-54-dependent transcriptional regulator: protein MTRRILVIDDEPGIRQALGQLLEYEGFDVRTASGGAEGITLYDSFRPQLVFLDVKMAGLDGLEVLKRLRQADPNATVVMISGHATIQTAVEATQLGAYDILEKPLDTDRVLVLLRNAFTNRQLTEENDRLRETIESRYEIVGRSFGIRSLLERIERVTGTPARVLITGENGTGKELVARAIHRGSQRARKPFIEVNCAAIPSELIESELFGHMKGSFTGAIADRAGKFEQAHGGTLFLDEIGDMSQSAQAKVLRVLQDGFVTRIGGSKPVQVDVRVLAATNKDLEEEIAAGRFREDLYYRLNVVPITVPALRERREDIPLLVRHFLQQFAERDGLPARSISDEALQRLSELDWPGNVRELRNTMERLVILASAASISVADIDRLAGRRTAEPSGIGSLLDCNTFEEFKQAAERAFLLAKLRAFDWNVSETARALDMPRSNLYKKIERYALTRESLPG from the coding sequence ATGACCCGACGCATCCTCGTCATCGACGACGAACCCGGCATCCGGCAGGCCCTCGGCCAGCTCCTCGAATACGAAGGGTTCGATGTTCGCACGGCGAGTGGTGGTGCCGAAGGCATCACGCTGTACGACAGCTTCCGCCCGCAGTTGGTCTTCCTCGATGTGAAGATGGCGGGGCTCGATGGCCTCGAAGTGCTCAAGCGTCTGCGGCAGGCCGACCCCAACGCCACCGTGGTGATGATCAGTGGCCACGCCACCATTCAGACGGCGGTGGAGGCCACCCAGCTCGGCGCATACGATATCCTCGAGAAGCCGCTCGATACCGATCGGGTGCTGGTGCTGCTGCGCAACGCATTCACGAATCGCCAGCTCACCGAAGAAAACGACCGGCTCCGCGAGACCATCGAGTCACGCTATGAAATCGTGGGTCGCTCTTTCGGCATCCGCTCGTTGCTCGAACGCATCGAACGTGTCACCGGCACACCGGCCCGTGTGCTGATCACCGGCGAAAACGGCACCGGCAAGGAACTCGTCGCGCGAGCCATTCACCGCGGATCGCAGCGCGCGCGCAAACCGTTCATCGAAGTGAACTGCGCCGCCATTCCGAGTGAACTCATCGAGAGTGAACTCTTTGGCCACATGAAGGGTTCGTTCACCGGCGCCATTGCCGATCGCGCCGGCAAGTTCGAGCAGGCCCATGGTGGAACCCTGTTCCTCGACGAAATCGGCGATATGTCGCAGAGCGCGCAGGCCAAGGTGCTGCGCGTATTGCAGGACGGTTTTGTCACACGCATCGGCGGCAGCAAGCCCGTGCAGGTGGACGTGCGTGTGCTGGCGGCCACCAACAAGGACCTCGAGGAAGAGATCGCCGCTGGCCGGTTCCGAGAAGATCTCTACTATCGCCTCAACGTCGTCCCCATCACCGTGCCCGCCCTGCGGGAGCGTCGGGAAGACATCCCGTTGCTGGTTCGCCATTTCCTGCAGCAATTCGCCGAGCGCGATGGACTGCCGGCGCGATCGATCAGCGACGAAGCGCTGCAGCGACTGTCCGAGCTCGACTGGCCCGGCAACGTGCGCGAATTGCGTAACACCATGGAACGGCTTGTCATCCTCGCCAGCGCCGCGTCGATTTCCGTTGCCGATATCGACCGCCTCGCCGGGCGCCGCACGGCAGAGCCGTCGGGCATCGGCAGTTTGCTCGACTGCAATACGTTCGAGGAGTTCAAGCAGGCAGCGGAACGGGCGTTCCTGCTCGCCAAGCTGCGGGCATTCGACTGGAATGTGTCGGAGACGGCCCGGGCGCTCGATATGCCCCGATCGAATCTCTACAAGAAGATCGAGCGTTATGCTTTGACCAGGGAAAGCCTGCCGGGCTGA
- a CDS encoding AraC family transcriptional regulator gives MADPLLDHTMLAAIPGGVVRAALELGWHRETLARDTGFDLQRFDDPDARVPVTDNLALWAVLARRPLGLEIGERLTFAETGAVGFAMMHGGTVREALDWLQRYRAVLHPALVPMVDVRTDPAGDRLVFSKPVAPPFLQLREPVYAQAAATVVSLRALAGRPQLGARYVAYPMARPDDADRQERWFGCPVAWGSAQLEIAFDAAVLDWPLPLANPQLSSYLARRADELHSALPVPTGDAGRVRLEIAALLAFGEPNIGDVAKRLAMSARTLHRRLQAESTSFSAIVESLRRERAELLLADSTMSASQVAMLLGFAEPATFFRAFRRWTGMTPSAWRVRAASDRLPSD, from the coding sequence ATGGCCGATCCTCTTCTCGATCACACGATGCTGGCCGCCATTCCTGGCGGCGTGGTGCGCGCGGCGCTCGAGCTGGGATGGCATCGCGAAACGCTGGCCCGCGACACCGGATTCGATCTGCAGCGCTTCGACGATCCCGATGCGCGGGTGCCCGTCACCGACAACCTGGCGTTGTGGGCGGTGCTCGCTCGCCGTCCCCTCGGACTCGAGATTGGTGAACGCCTCACCTTCGCCGAAACCGGTGCGGTGGGGTTTGCGATGATGCACGGCGGCACTGTGCGCGAAGCCCTCGACTGGTTACAGCGCTATCGGGCGGTCTTGCATCCGGCACTGGTTCCCATGGTCGACGTGCGCACCGATCCGGCGGGCGATCGTCTCGTGTTTTCCAAGCCCGTTGCACCACCGTTCCTGCAACTGCGCGAGCCGGTCTATGCGCAGGCGGCGGCTACGGTGGTTTCGCTGCGCGCACTCGCTGGACGGCCGCAACTCGGTGCCCGCTACGTGGCGTATCCCATGGCACGTCCCGACGATGCGGATCGTCAGGAACGGTGGTTCGGTTGTCCGGTGGCGTGGGGCAGTGCACAGTTGGAAATCGCTTTCGATGCGGCCGTGCTGGATTGGCCACTGCCGCTCGCCAATCCACAACTGTCCAGCTATCTCGCGCGTCGCGCCGACGAACTGCACTCGGCGTTGCCGGTGCCTACGGGCGATGCCGGGCGCGTACGTCTGGAGATCGCGGCGCTGCTGGCCTTTGGGGAACCGAACATCGGTGACGTTGCAAAACGGTTGGCGATGTCTGCCCGCACGTTGCACCGACGACTGCAAGCTGAATCCACAAGTTTTTCCGCCATCGTGGAATCGCTGCGACGAGAGCGGGCCGAACTGCTGCTTGCCGATTCCACGATGAGCGCCTCGCAGGTGGCCATGCTGCTCGGGTTTGCGGAACCGGCCACGTTTTTTCGCGCGTTTCGGCGGTGGACCGGCATGACACCATCGGCCTGGCGTGTGCGAGCGGCCAGCGATCGCCTGCCATCGGATTGA
- a CDS encoding aldehyde dehydrogenase family protein: protein MTTFKNFIGGQWVAPSTDAYFDNRNPANQDDLIGRFPASGVADVEAAVASALRGFERWKRTPAPARGDVLRRVGDLLASRKEELADIMTREMGKPLAETRGDVQEGIDTAYYAATEGRRLFGHTVPSELANKWAMSMRRPIGVCGLITPFNFPLAIPTWKAFPALLCGNSVILKPAEDVPHTATVLVEILLEAGLPPEVIQLVHGMGEVVGKALVEHPQVPVISFTGSTETGRFVGETCGRMHKRLSLEMGGKNAQIVLDDADLDLALDGVLWGAFGTTGQRCTATSRLIVQSGVHDALVARLAERAKALRLGDGRVAGTDVGPLVSEAAREKVERYIGIGKEQGATLVCGGERATGGALDKGFFFQPTIFSGVTAGSRLDQEEIFGPVLSVIRVESVEEAFAVNNGVRYGLSSAVYTGNVNVAFRALQDLDNGITYINAPTIGAEAHMPFGGVKETGNGHREGGWEVYEFYSETKVGYVDYSGALQRAQIDNY, encoded by the coding sequence ATGACCACCTTCAAAAATTTCATCGGCGGCCAGTGGGTGGCGCCGTCGACCGATGCGTATTTCGACAATCGTAATCCTGCCAACCAGGACGATCTGATCGGGCGATTCCCGGCCAGTGGTGTGGCCGATGTGGAAGCGGCCGTGGCCAGCGCGTTGCGCGGCTTCGAGCGTTGGAAGCGCACGCCGGCCCCGGCACGTGGTGATGTGCTGCGTCGTGTGGGCGATCTGCTCGCCTCGCGCAAGGAAGAGCTGGCCGACATCATGACGCGCGAAATGGGCAAGCCGCTCGCGGAAACGCGCGGTGATGTCCAGGAAGGCATCGATACGGCGTACTACGCCGCCACTGAAGGGCGTCGTCTGTTCGGGCACACGGTGCCAAGTGAACTGGCCAACAAATGGGCGATGAGCATGCGTCGTCCGATCGGTGTGTGTGGACTCATCACGCCGTTCAACTTTCCGTTGGCGATTCCCACGTGGAAGGCGTTCCCGGCGCTGCTCTGCGGCAACTCGGTGATTCTCAAGCCCGCCGAGGACGTGCCGCATACCGCCACGGTGCTGGTGGAGATTCTGCTCGAAGCCGGTTTGCCGCCCGAAGTCATCCAGCTCGTGCACGGCATGGGCGAAGTGGTCGGCAAGGCGCTGGTCGAACATCCGCAGGTGCCGGTGATCTCATTCACGGGCAGCACGGAAACGGGTCGGTTCGTGGGCGAGACCTGTGGCCGGATGCACAAGCGTTTGTCCCTCGAGATGGGTGGCAAGAACGCACAGATCGTGCTCGACGATGCCGACCTCGATCTGGCCCTCGATGGCGTGCTGTGGGGAGCCTTTGGCACCACGGGTCAGCGGTGCACCGCCACCAGCCGATTGATCGTGCAGTCCGGCGTCCACGATGCGCTCGTTGCGCGACTGGCCGAACGGGCCAAGGCGTTGCGCTTGGGTGATGGCCGCGTCGCCGGAACGGATGTGGGGCCGCTGGTGAGCGAAGCCGCGCGGGAAAAGGTCGAACGGTACATCGGCATTGGCAAAGAGCAGGGCGCGACGCTGGTGTGTGGTGGTGAACGGGCCACCGGTGGTGCACTCGACAAGGGCTTCTTCTTTCAGCCCACCATCTTCTCCGGTGTCACGGCTGGCTCGCGGCTCGATCAGGAAGAGATCTTTGGGCCGGTGCTGTCGGTCATTCGGGTCGAATCGGTCGAAGAGGCCTTTGCCGTCAACAACGGCGTGCGCTACGGCCTCTCCAGTGCGGTGTACACGGGCAATGTGAACGTGGCCTTCCGTGCGCTGCAGGACCTCGACAACGGTATCACCTACATCAACGCGCCCACGATTGGTGCCGAAGCGCACATGCCGTTTGGCGGTGTGAAAGAAACCGGTAACGGACACCGCGAAGGTGGTTGGGAAGTGTACGAGTTCTACTCCGAGACCAAGGTCGGATACGTCGACTATTCGGGCGCGTTGCAGCGCGCACAGATCGACAATTACTAG
- a CDS encoding nuclear transport factor 2 family protein, which produces MTRDYAADVRLLRQQSNEAIAARDADRVVSFMDASIEVAVAGGPALRGIPANRDAFAQQMAEPGFGGYVRTPEQVTVHESPLRADERGMWVGRWRVQGRVHEQRGAYSAEWRVTPAGWRIVREVYRELPD; this is translated from the coding sequence TTGACACGCGACTACGCCGCCGACGTGCGTCTGCTGCGGCAACAATCGAACGAGGCCATTGCTGCACGTGACGCGGATCGGGTGGTGTCGTTCATGGATGCGTCTATCGAGGTGGCTGTCGCCGGTGGTCCTGCGCTGCGGGGCATTCCGGCCAACCGTGACGCGTTTGCGCAGCAGATGGCGGAGCCAGGGTTCGGTGGGTATGTGCGCACCCCCGAACAGGTGACGGTCCACGAGTCACCATTGCGGGCCGATGAACGTGGGATGTGGGTCGGTCGCTGGCGTGTGCAGGGGCGGGTGCATGAACAGCGCGGCGCCTATTCGGCGGAATGGCGCGTCACACCCGCCGGTTGGCGTATCGTGCGGGAAGTGTATCGCGAACTGCCCGACTGA
- a CDS encoding sigma-70 family RNA polymerase sigma factor codes for MAVTPPKKKASYDEGSLDQYLRDISAYPLISREEEAELARRIRQGDQEALDKLVRSNLRFVVSVAKKYQNQGVSLSDLINEGNLGLIRAARKFDETKGIKFISYAVWWIRQAILQALAEQSRIVRVPLNRAGTLHRIGKRANALLQELGREATHAEIAHGMDITEEEVAKTMSISQVHLSLDAPLTPGEDNRLLDYLPDTVHPTPEDQTFDKALTEAIEESLGGLKEREAKILRLYFGIDGADPMTLEEIGSQLGITRERVRQIKEKALSRLRHVSRSKSLESFLG; via the coding sequence ATGGCGGTCACCCCCCCGAAGAAGAAGGCGTCGTACGATGAAGGGTCCCTCGATCAGTATTTGCGCGACATCAGCGCCTATCCGCTGATCTCGAGGGAAGAAGAAGCGGAACTCGCACGACGCATTCGTCAGGGGGATCAGGAGGCGCTCGACAAGTTGGTGCGCTCCAATCTGCGCTTCGTCGTTTCCGTCGCGAAGAAATACCAGAATCAGGGCGTGTCGCTGTCCGACCTGATCAATGAGGGCAACCTCGGCCTCATTCGCGCGGCCCGGAAGTTCGACGAAACGAAGGGCATCAAGTTCATCTCGTATGCCGTGTGGTGGATCCGTCAGGCCATCCTGCAGGCGCTCGCTGAGCAGTCGCGTATCGTACGCGTGCCGCTCAACCGGGCCGGCACCTTGCACCGGATCGGCAAGCGCGCGAATGCGCTGCTGCAGGAACTCGGTCGCGAAGCCACACACGCCGAGATCGCCCACGGGATGGACATCACGGAGGAGGAGGTGGCCAAGACCATGTCCATCTCCCAGGTGCACCTGTCGCTCGATGCGCCGCTCACACCCGGCGAAGACAACCGGCTGCTGGATTATTTGCCGGACACGGTGCACCCCACCCCCGAAGACCAGACCTTCGACAAGGCGCTCACCGAGGCCATCGAAGAGTCGCTGGGCGGACTCAAGGAGCGCGAGGCGAAAATCCTCCGACTCTACTTCGGCATCGACGGGGCCGACCCGATGACGCTCGAAGAAATCGGCTCGCAGCTCGGCATCACCCGCGAGCGTGTGCGACAGATCAAGGAAAAGGCGCTCTCGCGCCTGCGGCATGTCTCTCGTTCCAAGTCACTCGAAAGTTTTCTCGGATAA
- the rimO gene encoding 30S ribosomal protein S12 methylthiotransferase RimO — protein sequence MLKFGLVTLGCDKNTVDSERYLADLVAHGAEAVQDLRDADVVVVNTCGFIDAAKAESIEAIVDAARLKDEGRCKAVFAIGCMVERHKDELLEALPEVDVFLGNSETDRLVPELVERGLIGGSLVEHPGVRLFSGDAAHVRYLKISEGCDHGCAFCAIPLMRGKHRSFALDELVREAQLLEVQGAREINLVAQDLAHYGRDRRDGHGLPELLEALVRETSIPWIRNMYLYSTGITPRLLEVIAAHPRIVRYLDTPMQHGSDAVLTRMRRPERQKTIRERLARYRDIVPDLAVRTSVIVGFPGETEDDFNILCDFLEEMQFDRVGVFTYSPQEGTRAHAMEDDVADSIKQERKERIEELQRAITAERYERFLGREARVLVERRGDYPDVWMARAPWQADDIDGLVHVDVPESMRKVLVSPGAFVDVTIDHVVDDYDFAATLQRVVDTPAVAASVKPSRQLPLVGLGVSSAGSFGR from the coding sequence ATGCTCAAGTTTGGCTTGGTCACCCTCGGGTGCGACAAAAATACGGTGGACTCCGAACGGTACCTTGCCGACCTCGTCGCGCATGGCGCCGAAGCGGTGCAGGATCTGCGCGACGCCGACGTGGTGGTGGTCAACACCTGTGGTTTCATCGATGCCGCGAAGGCCGAATCCATCGAAGCCATTGTCGATGCCGCACGGCTCAAGGACGAAGGCCGCTGCAAGGCCGTCTTTGCGATCGGCTGCATGGTGGAGCGTCACAAAGACGAGCTGCTCGAAGCGTTGCCCGAAGTCGATGTCTTCCTCGGCAACTCCGAGACCGACCGTCTGGTGCCCGAGCTGGTCGAACGTGGTCTGATCGGTGGCTCGCTCGTGGAGCATCCGGGGGTGCGCCTGTTTTCCGGCGACGCGGCCCATGTCCGCTACCTGAAGATCTCCGAAGGCTGCGATCACGGTTGCGCCTTTTGTGCGATTCCGCTCATGCGCGGCAAACACCGCTCGTTTGCCCTGGACGAACTCGTGCGGGAAGCGCAGTTGCTGGAAGTGCAGGGCGCGCGGGAGATCAATCTCGTCGCGCAGGATCTGGCGCACTACGGACGCGATCGTCGCGATGGTCACGGTCTTCCCGAGCTGCTCGAAGCACTGGTGCGCGAAACGAGCATCCCGTGGATCCGCAACATGTACCTCTACAGCACCGGCATCACGCCGCGACTGCTCGAGGTGATTGCGGCCCATCCGCGCATTGTGCGATACCTCGACACGCCCATGCAGCACGGCAGCGACGCCGTGCTCACGCGCATGCGTCGACCGGAACGCCAGAAGACCATTCGGGAGCGTCTCGCACGGTATCGGGACATCGTGCCCGATCTCGCGGTGCGCACCAGTGTCATCGTGGGTTTCCCCGGTGAAACGGAAGACGATTTCAACATCCTCTGCGATTTCCTGGAAGAGATGCAGTTCGATCGTGTCGGCGTGTTCACGTATTCGCCGCAGGAAGGCACGCGCGCGCATGCCATGGAAGACGACGTAGCCGACTCCATCAAGCAGGAACGCAAGGAGCGCATCGAGGAGTTGCAGCGCGCCATCACGGCCGAACGCTACGAGCGGTTTCTCGGTCGTGAAGCGCGGGTGCTGGTGGAGCGTCGCGGTGACTACCCCGATGTGTGGATGGCCCGCGCACCCTGGCAGGCCGATGACATCGATGGCCTCGTGCACGTGGATGTCCCGGAGTCGATGCGGAAAGTGCTCGTGTCTCCGGGCGCGTTCGTCGACGTGACCATCGATCATGTGGTCGACGACTACGATTTTGCCGCCACGTTGCAGCGGGTGGTGGATACACCGGCCGTTGCCGCTTCTGTCAAACCATCGCGGCAGCTCCCGCTCGTGGGACTGGGTGTGAGCTCTGCGGGCAGCTTTGGACGCTGA
- the lepB gene encoding signal peptidase I, whose protein sequence is MTPVNVGRRADALRAANRSRRGTGWLSRLVRRRSTNAPPIRPFRRERGSLWRVLLFAVLLAVAIRTFVVEAYRIPSRSMERTLLSGDFLLVNKLAYGAEVPVLNRRVPAMRAPQRDELVVFDWPVDPSVAFVKRLVGMPGDTVAMAAGVFVRNGTPQSEQWVFRGGDADPGPQDLQEGSARRDWGPLVVPPRHYFVLGDNRDNSLDSRAWGFVPDSLLRGAPLFVYYSFEPDSTVRAPWLTRIRWHRLGAAVH, encoded by the coding sequence GTGACGCCAGTAAATGTTGGCCGGCGGGCGGATGCGCTCCGCGCCGCCAATCGTTCGCGGCGGGGAACGGGTTGGCTTTCCCGGCTGGTGCGTCGGCGCAGCACGAATGCGCCGCCCATCAGGCCGTTCCGCCGCGAGCGCGGTAGCCTCTGGCGTGTGCTGCTGTTTGCGGTCCTACTGGCCGTAGCGATTCGCACGTTCGTGGTCGAGGCGTACCGCATCCCGAGCCGCAGCATGGAGCGTACCCTGCTGTCCGGCGATTTCCTGTTGGTCAACAAGCTGGCCTACGGCGCCGAGGTACCAGTGCTGAACCGGCGCGTGCCGGCCATGCGCGCGCCGCAGCGTGACGAGCTGGTCGTCTTCGACTGGCCGGTCGATCCGAGTGTCGCATTCGTGAAACGGCTTGTCGGTATGCCGGGCGATACGGTGGCCATGGCGGCCGGCGTTTTTGTCCGCAATGGCACACCGCAGAGTGAACAATGGGTGTTTCGTGGTGGTGATGCCGACCCCGGTCCACAGGACTTGCAAGAGGGGTCGGCGCGTCGCGATTGGGGGCCGCTTGTGGTGCCGCCGCGACACTATTTCGTGCTCGGTGACAATCGCGACAATTCGCTCGATAGCCGCGCCTGGGGATTTGTGCCGGACTCTCTGCTGCGGGGCGCACCGTTGTTCGTGTACTACAGCTTCGAGCCCGATTCCACCGTGCGCGCGCCATGGCTGACCCGGATTCGCTGGCACCGGCTCGGCGCTGCGGTGCACTAG
- the hemL gene encoding glutamate-1-semialdehyde 2,1-aminomutase — translation MTEMVPHARSAEIMARARMRFPGGVNSPVRAFRGVGGEPFVAARGKGARIWDVDGNEYFDYVLSWGPLVLGHAPDVVLHAVSQAMLEGTSFGMPTAREVELADAIAGRMPHLEMVRFTSSGTEATMSIARLARAVTKREHILKFDGCYHGHGDSFLVRAGSGVATLGLPDSPGVPEALAKLTLTCAFNDLDAVERIARDVPLAAIMLEPIVGNSGFIEPTPGFIQGLRRIADETGALLVFDEVMTGFRIAFGGATEYFGVTPDLTALGKVIGGGLPVAAYGGSRTLMEHIAPTGPVYQAGTLSGNPLAMAAGIATLGALTRSVHDEITNQTAALVDGLRGIATRRGVPLSARHVGSMWGFFFRDGDVHSFDDAKQSDVALFRRFFHAARTRGVSLAPSAFEAAFMSAAHGPAEVGETLSRLDDALGAALTDTAGH, via the coding sequence ATGACTGAGATGGTCCCTCATGCGCGCTCCGCCGAAATCATGGCCCGGGCGCGCATGCGTTTTCCCGGCGGTGTGAATTCACCCGTTCGGGCGTTTCGTGGTGTCGGCGGTGAGCCTTTTGTCGCTGCCCGTGGCAAGGGCGCGCGTATCTGGGACGTCGACGGCAACGAATATTTCGACTACGTGCTGTCGTGGGGCCCGCTGGTGCTGGGTCACGCCCCCGATGTGGTGCTCCATGCGGTCAGTCAGGCCATGCTGGAGGGCACCAGCTTTGGTATGCCCACGGCGCGTGAGGTGGAGCTGGCCGATGCCATCGCCGGTCGTATGCCGCACCTCGAAATGGTGCGCTTCACGTCGAGTGGCACCGAAGCCACCATGAGCATTGCACGGCTGGCCCGTGCTGTCACAAAGCGCGAACACATCCTCAAGTTCGATGGGTGTTATCACGGCCACGGCGACAGCTTTCTGGTTCGCGCCGGCAGCGGCGTTGCCACATTGGGACTGCCCGATTCACCGGGAGTGCCGGAGGCGCTGGCCAAGCTGACACTCACCTGTGCCTTCAATGATCTCGACGCCGTGGAGCGCATTGCGCGCGATGTACCACTGGCGGCCATCATGCTCGAACCCATCGTGGGCAACAGTGGGTTCATCGAGCCGACACCGGGGTTCATCCAGGGGCTGCGGCGGATCGCTGACGAAACGGGGGCATTGCTCGTCTTCGATGAAGTTATGACCGGCTTCCGCATCGCCTTCGGGGGCGCCACCGAGTACTTCGGTGTGACGCCCGATCTGACCGCACTCGGCAAGGTGATCGGTGGCGGCTTGCCCGTGGCCGCCTACGGTGGCTCGCGCACGCTGATGGAACACATCGCCCCCACGGGACCTGTGTACCAGGCGGGCACGCTGTCAGGCAACCCGCTCGCGATGGCGGCAGGCATTGCCACGCTGGGCGCGCTCACCCGTTCGGTGCACGACGAGATCACCAACCAGACGGCGGCGCTGGTGGACGGCTTGCGTGGCATCGCGACGCGCCGCGGCGTGCCGCTCAGTGCCCGGCATGTGGGATCGATGTGGGGCTTCTTCTTCCGTGATGGCGACGTGCACAGCTTCGACGATGCCAAACAGTCGGACGTGGCGCTGTTCCGTCGGTTTTTTCACGCGGCGCGCACCCGGGGCGTCAGCCTCGCGCCGTCCGCGTTCGAGGCGGCGTTCATGTCGGCGGCGCATGGACCGGCGGAAGTTGGCGAAACGCTCTCCCGTCTCGATGACGCGCTGGGCGCCGCACTGACCGACACCGCAGGCCACTGA